The following proteins are co-located in the Triticum aestivum cultivar Chinese Spring chromosome 1A, IWGSC CS RefSeq v2.1, whole genome shotgun sequence genome:
- the LOC123053721 gene encoding uncharacterized protein — MGKAAGGQREQQPPGAAAEVGGEGRRRGRSCSGCRRSVRPQCVAALLLGAAVVLSALFWLPPFAGRHRGRRAGPPDPPGDALAADIVASFVLQKTVSELNESIPKLEFDIYEEIGIPNSTVAVNFLQPSGASNWTNVIFSVVPYPKYSTMSSTWLSILRSHFMSLVVQQSTLQLTESLFGNSSFFEVLKFPGGITIIPPQAAFLVQKPYASFNFTLNFPIDKVQDKTNELKDQMRAGLLLDTNEILYIKLTNLEGSTVAPPTVVRSSIILEVGNHQPSPPRMKQLAQTIANSSSGNLGLNHTVFGKVKQISLSSYLRHSLHSGSDSDAPSPAPMTHEDHRHHHHHHHHHHHHHHHHHHHSHHRSHEVIRHLPPSPAPVHPPVEQPKYRSPSPSGYSYGYTNKPKNKAPVAPAAEPVVRNHHYASPPTMPHAVSPSSVSPSPSARHSTNIPNRHHSSPAPSPANVKPPLHTVSLAHAHHPAQVPAVAPAPNTSFATRRHSCQWALAMLLCLLAGLP; from the exons ATGGGAAAGGCGGCCGGGGGGCAGCGGGAGCAGCAGCCgccgggggcggcggcggaggtagggggagaaggaagaagaagaggaagaagctgCAGCGGATGCCGCCGGTCCGTGCGTCCGCAATGCGTGGCCGCGCTCCTTCTCGGCGCCGCCGTGGTCCTCTCCGCCCTGTTCTGGCTGCCGCCCTTCGCCGGGCGCCACCGCGGCCGCCGAGCTGGGCCGCCGGATCCCCCGGGGGACGCGCTCGCAG CTGATATAGTGGCAAGCTTTGTGCTACAAAAGACGGTTTCAGAGTTGAATGAAAGTATACCTAAGCTTGAGTTTGACATCTATGAGGAAATTGGCATCCCTAACTCTACT GTTGCTGTAAATTTTCTACAACCATCAGGTGCATCAAACTGGACAAATGTCATCTTCAGCGTTGTGCCTTATCCAAAATACTCAACTATGTCATCAACATGGTTGAGCATTCTTAGGTCTCATTTCATGTCCTTGGTTGTACAGCAGTCAACACTCCAATTGACAGAGTCGCTGTTTGGGAACTCATCATTCTTCGAGGTGCTTAAGTTCCCTGGAGGAATAACCATTATCCCTCCGCAAGCTGCTTTTCTTGTGCAGAAGCCTTATGCatctttcaacttcactctgaatttcccAATCGACAAGGTACAGGATAAAACAAATGAGTTGAAAGACCAAATGAGGGCAGGACTACTTCTCGATACCAATGAG ATCCTTTATATCAAATTGACAAATTTGGAAGGTTCAACGGTTGCTCCTCCAACAGTTGTTCGGTCCTCCATTATTCTAGAAGTTGGGAATCACCAGCCTTCCCCTCCAAGAATGAAGCAGTTGGCACAAACGATCGCTAATTCATCTTCAGGAAACTTGGGACTAAATCACACTGTATTTGGCAAAGTAAAGCAGATAAGTCTTTCGTCGTATCTGCGGCATTCTTTGCACAGCGGGAGTGATAGTGATGCACCAAGCCCCGCACCCATGACTCATGAAGATCATcgccatcaccaccaccatcatcatcaccaccaccaccaccaccaccatcaccaccaccatagCCACCACCGTAGTCATGAAGTAATTAGGCATTTGCCTCCATCTCCTGCACCTGTACATCCTCCTGTGGAACAGCCCAAATATAGATCTCCATCCCCATCTGGTTATTCATATGGATACACCAATAAGCCAAAAAATAAGGCTCCTGTGGCCCCAGCGGCTGAGCCAGTAGTTAGGAATCATCATTATGCTTCCCCTCCCACCATGCCTCATGCAGTGTCACCATCTTCTGTCAGTCCATCACCTTCTGCTCGTCACTCTACAAATATTCCCAACAGGCACCATAGTTCCCCTGCTCCATCTCCAGCAAATGTGAAGCCCCCGCTGCATACAGTGTCTCTCGCTCATGCACATCATCCTGCTCAAGTGCCAGCTGTGGCCCCTGCTCCCAACACAT CATTTGCCACCCGAAGGCATTCCTGTCAATGGGCACTTGCGATGCTATTGTGTTTGCTGGCTGGTCTACCATGA